In Bacteroidales bacterium, one DNA window encodes the following:
- a CDS encoding NAD-dependent epimerase/dehydratase family protein, whose protein sequence is MKILVTGANGFLASNVIRELNKRGHQVRALVRATADLSALNGADYELFRGNMVNMIDAEDAVTGCDVVIHAAADTSQHYRSFEPLMQTNYQATLNLLEASGKHHIKRFIFISTANTLGHGTRKNPGNETNPVKYPFSHAPYAISKMKAQELVQDYGLTAKLNTVVVNPTFMIGPYDTKPSSGRILLMMYGRRFVFIPPGGKNFIHVGDASIAICNAIQNGKSGSCYLLANENLTYSEFFEKLKKTTGQKSLKILLPGWFLSLLGDIGNLISYAGIRSDLNSINAEILRTGNYYTGLKAVHELNMPQTPVETAIKDAMQWFRENGYLKP, encoded by the coding sequence ATGAAGATCCTGGTAACCGGAGCAAACGGGTTCCTCGCTTCCAATGTAATCAGGGAGCTTAATAAAAGAGGACATCAGGTACGGGCCCTGGTACGTGCGACGGCTGATTTATCTGCTTTGAACGGGGCGGACTATGAGCTGTTCCGGGGGAATATGGTAAATATGATTGATGCTGAAGACGCCGTGACAGGTTGTGATGTGGTTATACATGCGGCAGCCGATACCTCACAGCACTACAGGAGTTTTGAGCCCCTGATGCAGACAAATTACCAGGCGACTTTAAATCTTCTTGAGGCTTCAGGGAAGCACCATATCAAAAGGTTTATTTTTATAAGTACGGCAAACACCCTTGGTCATGGAACCCGGAAAAATCCGGGTAATGAAACGAATCCGGTGAAATATCCTTTTTCGCATGCTCCCTATGCGATAAGCAAGATGAAAGCGCAGGAGCTTGTGCAGGATTACGGGCTGACCGCAAAGCTGAATACAGTAGTTGTCAATCCCACGTTCATGATCGGGCCATATGACACAAAACCAAGTTCCGGAAGGATTCTGCTGATGATGTACGGGAGAAGATTTGTATTTATTCCCCCGGGAGGAAAGAACTTTATTCATGTCGGTGATGCATCAATAGCAATCTGCAATGCAATACAAAATGGTAAATCAGGATCGTGCTATTTACTGGCCAATGAAAATCTGACCTATTCAGAATTCTTTGAGAAACTTAAAAAAACAACGGGTCAAAAATCACTTAAAATTCTGTTGCCAGGCTGGTTCCTTTCATTATTGGGAGATATTGGAAATCTAATTTCTTATGCAGGTATACGTTCCGACCTGAATTCAATTAATGCAGAAATCCTGCGCACAGGTAATTATTATACGGGATTAAAGGCTGTACATGAATTAAACATGCCACAGACTCCGGTTGAAACAGCCATTAAAGATGCCATGCAATGGTTCAGGGAAAACGGCTACCTAAAACCCTAA
- a CDS encoding RNA polymerase sigma factor: MPFHKQGNDKSLVQGCLQGDRYWQKMLFEKYKDAMYTVAFRILRNEALAADALQEGFIEVFRGISNYRFESSLGTWIRTIIIRCSLRIQRKEFRYTPDTATELEQSGDLSESAGWDENLTGELLDKAISLLSPGYRSVFILIEVEGYSHKETATMLNISEGTSKSQLSRAKVILQHYLQEFKDDR, translated from the coding sequence ATGCCGTTTCACAAACAGGGGAATGATAAAAGTTTGGTACAGGGATGCCTGCAAGGGGACCGGTATTGGCAGAAAATGCTCTTTGAAAAGTACAAAGATGCCATGTATACCGTGGCTTTCCGGATCCTGAGGAATGAAGCACTGGCAGCCGATGCGCTACAGGAAGGGTTTATAGAGGTTTTCAGGGGTATTTCAAATTACAGGTTTGAATCGTCGCTTGGAACCTGGATCAGAACAATCATAATCCGTTGCTCATTAAGAATTCAGAGGAAAGAGTTTCGGTATACTCCGGACACCGCGACAGAGTTGGAACAATCAGGTGACCTTTCCGAGTCGGCGGGATGGGATGAAAACCTTACCGGGGAGCTTCTTGACAAGGCCATTTCTTTGCTGAGTCCCGGTTACCGGTCGGTATTCATTTTAATCGAGGTGGAAGGGTATTCTCACAAGGAAACAGCAACCATGCTGAATATTTCTGAAGGTACTTCAAAATCACAGCTATCAAGGGCAAAAGTAATTCTCCAGCACTATTTACAGGAGTTTAAAGACGACAGATGA
- a CDS encoding DUF5009 domain-containing protein, with the protein MYAGYWILDAGCRKSARTGMALKRAILDAGCWMKTNTDPNTDLRFKKSCQTQYLIKFICSQPIIFTHFHFMKPHSTQNRMISLDFLRGLTIAFMILVNNPGSEEQKFYLLGHAPWHGITIADFVFPFFVFIMGISITLSLSKLKDSRPNQTLYFRIAKRTFLLFGIGILLNLLLIPYLGGLRIAGVLQRIAIVYLACSILYIKTGWKTQTAIAAVILIGYWLVMTLVPVPETGKPSLEPVNNLASWFDRKYLPGILWDKVHDPEGILSTFPAIVTGMLGMLTGTFMRKFEKLSGAVRKLPILGISLLLAGIAWSFVFPVNKNLWTSSFVLVTAGSALLVFALCIWVIDIMKRDKLVFPFVVFGSNAIAAYIISFLFLGLVTPAFFAGKSLVQVCWDAMVSVGISPEFSSLIWALMYVGLCYIPVYVLYRKKIFVKL; encoded by the coding sequence ATGTATGCTGGATACTGGATACTGGATGCCGGATGCCGGAAATCTGCCCGCACAGGCATGGCGTTGAAAAGAGCGATACTGGATGCTGGATGCTGGATGAAAACCAATACCGACCCGAATACTGATTTACGATTTAAGAAGTCTTGCCAGACTCAATATTTGATTAAATTTATATGTTCTCAGCCGATAATTTTCACCCATTTTCATTTTATGAAACCACATTCAACTCAGAACCGCATGATCTCCCTTGATTTTCTCAGGGGACTCACCATTGCTTTTATGATTCTTGTAAATAACCCGGGAAGCGAGGAACAAAAATTCTACCTCCTCGGACATGCCCCATGGCACGGCATTACAATTGCCGATTTCGTGTTCCCGTTCTTCGTTTTTATCATGGGCATTTCAATTACGTTGTCCCTTTCAAAGCTGAAGGACTCCAGACCAAATCAAACCCTTTATTTCCGGATTGCTAAACGCACTTTCCTGTTATTCGGAATCGGCATATTGCTGAATCTCCTGCTGATCCCTTATCTGGGCGGATTACGTATAGCCGGTGTTCTGCAACGAATTGCAATAGTTTACCTGGCTTGCAGCATTCTTTACATTAAGACAGGCTGGAAAACTCAAACAGCCATCGCAGCTGTTATTCTTATTGGCTACTGGCTTGTGATGACGCTTGTTCCTGTACCTGAAACCGGAAAGCCTTCGCTGGAACCGGTCAATAACCTGGCCTCATGGTTCGACAGAAAATACCTCCCCGGGATACTGTGGGATAAAGTTCATGATCCTGAAGGGATTCTCAGTACTTTTCCGGCAATAGTTACCGGAATGCTCGGAATGCTTACGGGTACCTTCATGAGAAAATTTGAAAAACTAAGCGGTGCCGTTCGCAAATTACCGATTTTAGGAATATCACTGCTTTTAGCCGGTATTGCCTGGTCATTCGTATTCCCGGTTAACAAAAATCTGTGGACAAGCTCCTTTGTGCTTGTAACCGCAGGTTCAGCCCTGCTTGTTTTCGCACTTTGTATTTGGGTAATCGATATAATGAAAAGAGACAAACTGGTTTTCCCTTTTGTCGTTTTTGGCTCAAATGCCATAGCAGCCTATATCATATCATTCCTGTTCCTGGGACTGGTCACCCCTGCATTTTTTGCCGGTAAATCACTGGTGCAGGTTTGCTGGGATGCCATGGTTTCAGTCGGGATATCCCCTGAATTCAGCTCGCTGATCTGGGCGCTGATGTATGTGGGTTTGTGTTATATCCCTGTTTATGTGTTGTACAGGAAGAAGATATTTGTGAAATTATAA
- a CDS encoding DUF4296 domain-containing protein produces the protein MQKKIFLSGYRAAGIVIILLLSVSCRHNHKAFILPEKQFISVLVDLHIAESIGVQYRRDMDLKYRVDSATLYGSVFEKHHITRAMFDSTLIYYGARPEKFQKIYNAVTAKLKRMEQDIIDTEKQIEIAGTETLYKNDTTYVFPKNGPDRIAIDVPISGPGIYTVSADVKLLDDDMSVDPRMSVYLYKSDTSAEGRKLNFQEIRFTNRTGENRNYEAVRRVIDSSYTNIRGYIANYSNTDSTFRRNMVVKNIIVTRRDINYGKAYPARVE, from the coding sequence ATGCAGAAAAAAATATTTTTATCAGGTTACCGGGCAGCAGGAATAGTGATAATCCTGCTGCTTTCGGTTTCATGCCGGCACAACCATAAAGCTTTCATTTTACCTGAAAAGCAATTTATTTCGGTGCTGGTTGACCTGCACATTGCTGAATCGATTGGAGTTCAGTACAGGCGTGATATGGATCTGAAATACAGGGTTGATTCGGCCACATTGTACGGTTCGGTATTTGAAAAGCACCATATAACCCGTGCCATGTTTGATTCCACCCTGATTTATTACGGAGCCAGGCCTGAAAAATTTCAGAAAATTTACAATGCGGTTACAGCAAAGCTGAAGCGCATGGAACAGGATATTATCGATACCGAAAAGCAGATCGAGATTGCCGGAACCGAAACGTTGTATAAAAATGATACTACTTATGTGTTCCCCAAAAACGGACCTGACCGCATCGCTATTGACGTGCCGATAAGCGGACCGGGAATATATACCGTTTCTGCCGATGTGAAGCTGCTGGACGATGATATGTCGGTTGATCCCAGGATGAGTGTTTATTTGTATAAAAGTGATACCAGTGCTGAAGGCAGGAAGCTGAATTTCCAGGAAATCAGGTTTACCAATCGTACGGGTGAAAACCGCAATTACGAGGCTGTCCGCCGCGTAATTGACAGTTCTTATACGAACATCCGTGGTTATATAGCCAACTATTCAAATACCGACAGCACTTTCAGGCGAAACATGGTGGTGAAGAACATCATTGTAACCCGCCGTGATATCAATTACGGCAAGGCCTACCCGGCGAGGGTAGAATAG
- a CDS encoding type IX secretion system membrane protein PorP/SprF, whose product MKRIVSLICLSVVAGFSLLAQQDPLSTMFMTNPFVLNPAIAGTNKYFQVTSSNRFQWVGLSDAPITNSISVYGPMVKYPMGWGGTIYYDVCGPVSTGTIHGSYAYQYNINEEMNVSAGLSVGIMQYKIDFSKIDMYDDADPVVNSKESYYIPDANVGFYFWSSTYNVGLVFRHVLNNKINLYSSTSRDSSSRLKPHIYLVGGYKYYVNREWAVEPGIVLKKVWPAPFQLDVNCRVWYKNMYWAGLSYRTQEALSIMIGYIYDRKIYIGYSYDLVLNPLGAHNFGSHEIMLGYRFNDIKD is encoded by the coding sequence ATGAAACGAATTGTCAGCCTAATATGCCTATCCGTTGTCGCAGGTTTTTCATTGCTTGCGCAGCAGGATCCGTTATCGACCATGTTCATGACCAATCCTTTTGTTCTGAACCCTGCGATAGCGGGAACCAACAAGTATTTCCAGGTAACATCCTCCAACCGTTTTCAATGGGTTGGCCTTTCCGATGCGCCGATCACCAATTCAATCAGCGTATATGGCCCGATGGTCAAATATCCCATGGGATGGGGCGGAACAATCTATTATGATGTCTGTGGGCCTGTAAGTACCGGAACCATTCACGGTTCTTATGCTTACCAATATAACATTAATGAGGAAATGAACGTTTCTGCCGGTTTGAGCGTGGGAATCATGCAGTATAAAATCGACTTTTCAAAAATCGATATGTACGATGATGCTGATCCTGTGGTCAATTCAAAGGAAAGCTATTACATTCCGGATGCCAATGTAGGTTTTTATTTCTGGTCATCAACATACAATGTAGGATTGGTTTTCAGGCATGTGTTGAATAACAAGATCAACCTGTATTCTTCAACAAGCCGTGACAGCAGCAGCCGGTTAAAACCACATATTTACCTTGTGGGCGGTTACAAATATTATGTAAATCGCGAATGGGCGGTGGAGCCCGGAATTGTTCTTAAAAAAGTATGGCCTGCACCGTTTCAGCTTGATGTGAATTGCCGGGTATGGTATAAAAACATGTACTGGGCCGGACTTTCTTACCGCACACAGGAAGCATTATCCATAATGATAGGCTATATTTACGACCGGAAAATTTATATAGGATATTCCTATGATCTCGTGTTAAATCCATTGGGAGCGCATAACTTTGGATCCCATGAGATTATGCTCGGATACCGGTTCAACGATATTAAAGACTGA